The genomic DNA ATGCATTGGTGCGCCATGCGGTTATGCACTTTGCTAACGTTTTTGAGTTGATGACCTCTCCGTTTTGCGAAAACATTTGCTGCAACTGCTGCTCGTTATAAGTCTTGAGCACATGCGCTGCGGTTTGCTTTGTCTGCTTGTCCATGCGCATATCTAAGGGGCCATCGAAACGAATGCTGAAACCTCTGGTTGCCGTATCAAATTGATACGATGAAACTCCAAGGTCGGCTAGGATTCCGTCAGCCGGCAAGGCACTGTAAAACCTCAGATATTGCAGCAGCATGCTGAAGTTACTATGTATAAGAACAAAATTTTTGTCAGGTAAAGCGTTTGCCTTTGCATCGGCATCCTGATCAAACGCTATTAACTTTCCAGTTGACAGCCTCTTTACTATTTCCTTTGAATGACCTCCTCCTCCAAATGTGACATCCACATATACACCTCCTGTTACTATATTCAGACCCTCAATGCTTTCGCTCAATAGCACAGGTTGGTGATAGCTCATTATTTATATATTGGATAATGCATTGCCCAAATATTTCATAGCCATTTCGTTATACTCTTCTTCAGTAAGTTGTTCAAGCGACTTATTATAAAGATCCTGATTCCATATTTCAATCAGTTTTCCACGACAAAAAATCATCGCCTCATCTGTGATTCCTGCAAGCGACAGCAGATGCTTTTGAAGTAGTAACCTGGAGGCAGAGTCAAGGGTAATTTCGATGGCGTCCTGCTTATACTTGCGTTCGAATAATCGCATACGTGGGTCAAACAAATTCTGTTTGCTCATATCATCCAACATGCTATTCCATACATTTAGTGGATACAACTCAAGGCAACCTTCAAATCCTTTCTTGATGATAAACACATCATTGCACTCAGGTGGCAATTGCTTGCGTAAGGCTGCGGGCAGTGATATACGGCCTTTGCTATCGAGCTTGCAGTAGTATGTTCCTTTAAGTGGATTCAATTTGTTTGGGTGCGAAAAATTCAATCGCGGGACGAAGAAAATCAATTTCCCACTAAACTCCAACTAATCCCACTAAAATTGTTCATAAGTTTTTTTTGCCTGCCAATATTCCGTTTGGATTTGGCGAAAAAGTATTGATTGCGCCTCAATACACGGCAAAAACTTGATTTTATACTACTTTTAAGACTTCAACTCAAATCAAGTTGCATTAATCCCGAGAAATCTGCTGTTCTAAACAGTGGTGGGACAATGTGGGGCAAAATTACAAAATTTATTGAAAAAGCAACTATTTTACTAAAAAAAAGTATAATCAATATGGCTATAGAATTGCGCATCCTTTTACGTTACTCCAGCTTTTTTTTAAAAAAAACCTGCAAACACATACTATATTCGCAACCTTAATAAGGCGGTATATAATAGATGCACATTTATCATTCTGTAAGCGAGTGTAACACTCCTACTCAAACCATCGTAACCATTGGAACTTTTGATGGCGTGCATCTTGGTCATAAGACTTTAATTCAGGAACTGAATAAAATAGCGTTTGAGTCATCACTTACTGCGGTCATACTTACGTTTAATCCACATCCGCGACTGGTAATATTTCCTGATGATAATGGATTGCAATTGCTTAATACGCTGGAAGAAAAAATTGAATTGTTTCGTACAAGTGGAGTGCAGCATTTAATTATACATCCCTTTACTAAAGAATTTTCGAGGTTATCATCGGCTGATTTTGTACGAAACATATTGCATAATCAGTTGAAGGTAAAAAAACTAATTATCGGTCACGATCATCATTTTGGGCGCAACCGCCAAGGCAGCA from Bacteroidota bacterium includes the following:
- the rsmH gene encoding 16S rRNA (cytosine(1402)-N(4))-methyltransferase RsmH, encoding MSYHQPVLLSESIEGLNIVTGGVYVDVTFGGGGHSKEIVKRLSTGKLIAFDQDADAKANALPDKNFVLIHSNFSMLLQYLRFYSALPADGILADLGVSSYQFDTATRGFSIRFDGPLDMRMDKQTKQTAAHVLKTYNEQQLQQMFSQNGEVINSKTLAKCITAWRTNAFVDSIFAFKEAIASCVRGANPNDYYAQVFQALRIEVNDEMGALKKFLQQSIEALKPGGRLVVISYHSLEDRMVKNIMKCGNVEGNVIKDFFGNAEQSPFRIISKKPIVPTSEEIKSNSRARSAKLRIAEKK
- a CDS encoding division/cell wall cluster transcriptional repressor MraZ — protein: MNPLKGTYYCKLDSKGRISLPAALRKQLPPECNDVFIIKKGFEGCLELYPLNVWNSMLDDMSKQNLFDPRMRLFERKYKQDAIEITLDSASRLLLQKHLLSLAGITDEAMIFCRGKLIEIWNQDLYNKSLEQLTEEEYNEMAMKYLGNALSNI